A portion of the Salvelinus alpinus chromosome 33, SLU_Salpinus.1, whole genome shotgun sequence genome contains these proteins:
- the LOC139563059 gene encoding adhesion G-protein coupled receptor G5-like isoform X2, with protein MKISDLILIFICIPATLSTNDHLPNCKDALEDCLRQVPWTRCYEYRITRCIQKTRLHIPNFYRWSVNSSNQAEAGTDSGHRVHFPAHALQRSKRNDSTSTDYVHITMAVLNSSLFKLGPVRGNRSGEVLRQSVLAVRVGDHGVSDLDQPVRIAFRNTNVAERGTCVFWKDSEKNNGEGDWSSEGCNTTLIHGEFVCSCNHLSFFAVLVNSKLSVDPVNAANLGYISYIGSSFSVVFTTVSLVMYTCLWKGSSEHSIGIHVHLTGALLFLHLSYLLSEWWVWHEADGAEGRVCLAFGLMLHWALLSTFTWLAIEGFHLYMLLVRIFNIYVRKYLLKLSLFGWGVYGRHSFYMKGANNGSSTDICWISSATDSPGVVVSYVTVSGYLGLVFLFNTAMLGVVVVKLWGQRGKGRMWKDWATVLGLSCVLGVPWGLAFCTYGPLSLPGLYLFSIFNCFQGVFLFLWFLALLHKGRPERSSVKDSSSQKMETNLN; from the exons ATGAAGATCAGTGATTTAATTCTCATATTTATATGCATCCCTGCAACCCTGAGTACCAATG ACCATCTTCCAAACTGTAAAGATGCTCTTGAAGATTGTCTTCGCCAAGTGCCATGGACCAG GTGTTATGAGTATAGAATTACAAGATGCATTCAAAAGACCAGACTGCACATCCCAAACTTCTACAGATGGTCTGTCAACTCATCCAATCAG GCAGAAGCGGGCACGGATTCTGGACACAGAGTGCACTTCCCTGCACATGCCCTCCAGAGAAGCAAGAGGAACGACTCTACTAGCACTGACTACGTGCACATTACTATGGCTGTACTCAACAGCTCTCTATTCAAG CTTGGTCCAGTTCGAGGCAATAGATCAGGGGAGGTCCTAAGACAGTCTGTGCTGGCTGTGAGGGTGGGGGACCACGGTGTGAGTGACCTTGACCAGCCTGTCAGAATCGCCTTCAGAAACACAAATGTG GCTGAGAGAGGGACTTGTGTTTTCTGGAAGGACTCAGAAAAGAATAATGGCGAAG GGGACTGGAGCTCAGAGGGTTGTAATACCACCCTTATTCACGGAGAGTTTGTGTGCAGCTGCAACCATCTCAGCTTCTTTGCAGTGCTTGTG AACTCAAAGTTGTCGGTAGACCCTGTGAATGCCGCCAACCTAGGCTACATCTCCTACATTGGTTCATCATTCTCTGTGGTTTTCACAACAGTAAGCCTTGTCATGTACACATGCCTTTG GAAGGGGAGTTCTGAACATTCAATAGGTATTCATGTGCATCTGACAGGAGCGCTCCTGTTTCTGCACCTCTCCTACCTCTTGAGCGAGTGGTGGGTGTGGCATGAGGCTGATGGGGCTGAGGGACGTGTCTGTCTGGCCTTTGGGTTGATGCTGCACTGGGCTCTCCTGTCCACCTTCACCTGGTTGGCCATTGAAGGCTTCCATCTCTACATGCTGTTAGTCCGCATCTTCAACATCTATGTCAGGAAATACCTGCTCAAACTGAGCCTGTTTGGATGGG GAGTCTACGGAAGACATAGCTTCTACATGAAGGGGGCCAATAATGGCTCATCAACAGACAT ATGTTGGATAAGCAGTGCTACAGACAGCCCTGGAGTGGTAGTCAGCTACGTCACAGTGAGTGGATACTTGGGCCTGGTCTTCCTCTTCAACACAGCCATGctaggtgtggtggtggtgaagcTTTGGGGGCAGAGAGGGAAGGGTAGGATGTGGAAGGACTGGGCCACGGTCCTGGGTCTCAGCTGTGTGCTGGGAGTACCATGGGGGCTGGCGTTCTGCACCTACggccccctttctctccctggaCTGTACCTCTTCAGTATATTCAACTGCTTCCAAG GTGTCTTCTTGTTCCTGTGGTTTCTTGCCCTTTTACATAAGGGCCGCCCAGAGCGCTCCTCTGTGAAAGACTCTTCAAGTCAAAAGATGGAGACAAACCTCAACTGA
- the LOC139563059 gene encoding adhesion G protein-coupled receptor G3-like isoform X1 — protein MKISDLILIFICIPATLSTNDHLPNCKDALEDCLRQVPWTRCYEYRITRCIQKTRLHIPNFYRWSVNSSNQAEAGTDSGHRVHFPAHALQRSKRNDSTSTDYVHITMAVLNSSLFKLGPVRGNRSGEVLRQSVLAVRVGDHGVSDLDQPVRIAFRNTNVAERGTCVFWKDSEKNNGEGDWSSEGCNTTLIHGEFVCSCNHLSFFAVLVNSKLSVDPVNAANLGYISYIGSSFSVVFTTVSLVMYTCLWKGSSEHSIGIHVHLTGALLFLHLSYLLSEWWVWHEADGAEGRVCLAFGLMLHWALLSTFTWLAIEGFHLYMLLVRIFNIYVRKYLLKLSLFGWGIPTVTVVACGFSGVYGRHSFYMKGANNGSSTDICWISSATDSPGVVVSYVTVSGYLGLVFLFNTAMLGVVVVKLWGQRGKGRMWKDWATVLGLSCVLGVPWGLAFCTYGPLSLPGLYLFSIFNCFQGVFLFLWFLALLHKGRPERSSVKDSSSQKMETNLN, from the exons ATGAAGATCAGTGATTTAATTCTCATATTTATATGCATCCCTGCAACCCTGAGTACCAATG ACCATCTTCCAAACTGTAAAGATGCTCTTGAAGATTGTCTTCGCCAAGTGCCATGGACCAG GTGTTATGAGTATAGAATTACAAGATGCATTCAAAAGACCAGACTGCACATCCCAAACTTCTACAGATGGTCTGTCAACTCATCCAATCAG GCAGAAGCGGGCACGGATTCTGGACACAGAGTGCACTTCCCTGCACATGCCCTCCAGAGAAGCAAGAGGAACGACTCTACTAGCACTGACTACGTGCACATTACTATGGCTGTACTCAACAGCTCTCTATTCAAG CTTGGTCCAGTTCGAGGCAATAGATCAGGGGAGGTCCTAAGACAGTCTGTGCTGGCTGTGAGGGTGGGGGACCACGGTGTGAGTGACCTTGACCAGCCTGTCAGAATCGCCTTCAGAAACACAAATGTG GCTGAGAGAGGGACTTGTGTTTTCTGGAAGGACTCAGAAAAGAATAATGGCGAAG GGGACTGGAGCTCAGAGGGTTGTAATACCACCCTTATTCACGGAGAGTTTGTGTGCAGCTGCAACCATCTCAGCTTCTTTGCAGTGCTTGTG AACTCAAAGTTGTCGGTAGACCCTGTGAATGCCGCCAACCTAGGCTACATCTCCTACATTGGTTCATCATTCTCTGTGGTTTTCACAACAGTAAGCCTTGTCATGTACACATGCCTTTG GAAGGGGAGTTCTGAACATTCAATAGGTATTCATGTGCATCTGACAGGAGCGCTCCTGTTTCTGCACCTCTCCTACCTCTTGAGCGAGTGGTGGGTGTGGCATGAGGCTGATGGGGCTGAGGGACGTGTCTGTCTGGCCTTTGGGTTGATGCTGCACTGGGCTCTCCTGTCCACCTTCACCTGGTTGGCCATTGAAGGCTTCCATCTCTACATGCTGTTAGTCCGCATCTTCAACATCTATGTCAGGAAATACCTGCTCAAACTGAGCCTGTTTGGATGGG GCATACCCACTGTGACTGTGGTGGCCTGTGGTTTCTCAGGAGTCTACGGAAGACATAGCTTCTACATGAAGGGGGCCAATAATGGCTCATCAACAGACAT ATGTTGGATAAGCAGTGCTACAGACAGCCCTGGAGTGGTAGTCAGCTACGTCACAGTGAGTGGATACTTGGGCCTGGTCTTCCTCTTCAACACAGCCATGctaggtgtggtggtggtgaagcTTTGGGGGCAGAGAGGGAAGGGTAGGATGTGGAAGGACTGGGCCACGGTCCTGGGTCTCAGCTGTGTGCTGGGAGTACCATGGGGGCTGGCGTTCTGCACCTACggccccctttctctccctggaCTGTACCTCTTCAGTATATTCAACTGCTTCCAAG GTGTCTTCTTGTTCCTGTGGTTTCTTGCCCTTTTACATAAGGGCCGCCCAGAGCGCTCCTCTGTGAAAGACTCTTCAAGTCAAAAGATGGAGACAAACCTCAACTGA
- the LOC139563059 gene encoding adhesion G protein-coupled receptor G3-like isoform X3: MPWILRRKCYEYRITRCIQKTRLHIPNFYRWSVNSSNQAEAGTDSGHRVHFPAHALQRSKRNDSTSTDYVHITMAVLNSSLFKLGPVRGNRSGEVLRQSVLAVRVGDHGVSDLDQPVRIAFRNTNVAERGTCVFWKDSEKNNGEGDWSSEGCNTTLIHGEFVCSCNHLSFFAVLVNSKLSVDPVNAANLGYISYIGSSFSVVFTTVSLVMYTCLWKGSSEHSIGIHVHLTGALLFLHLSYLLSEWWVWHEADGAEGRVCLAFGLMLHWALLSTFTWLAIEGFHLYMLLVRIFNIYVRKYLLKLSLFGWGIPTVTVVACGFSGVYGRHSFYMKGANNGSSTDICWISSATDSPGVVVSYVTVSGYLGLVFLFNTAMLGVVVVKLWGQRGKGRMWKDWATVLGLSCVLGVPWGLAFCTYGPLSLPGLYLFSIFNCFQGVFLFLWFLALLHKGRPERSSVKDSSSQKMETNLN, translated from the exons ATGCCATGGATATTACGAAGAAA GTGTTATGAGTATAGAATTACAAGATGCATTCAAAAGACCAGACTGCACATCCCAAACTTCTACAGATGGTCTGTCAACTCATCCAATCAG GCAGAAGCGGGCACGGATTCTGGACACAGAGTGCACTTCCCTGCACATGCCCTCCAGAGAAGCAAGAGGAACGACTCTACTAGCACTGACTACGTGCACATTACTATGGCTGTACTCAACAGCTCTCTATTCAAG CTTGGTCCAGTTCGAGGCAATAGATCAGGGGAGGTCCTAAGACAGTCTGTGCTGGCTGTGAGGGTGGGGGACCACGGTGTGAGTGACCTTGACCAGCCTGTCAGAATCGCCTTCAGAAACACAAATGTG GCTGAGAGAGGGACTTGTGTTTTCTGGAAGGACTCAGAAAAGAATAATGGCGAAG GGGACTGGAGCTCAGAGGGTTGTAATACCACCCTTATTCACGGAGAGTTTGTGTGCAGCTGCAACCATCTCAGCTTCTTTGCAGTGCTTGTG AACTCAAAGTTGTCGGTAGACCCTGTGAATGCCGCCAACCTAGGCTACATCTCCTACATTGGTTCATCATTCTCTGTGGTTTTCACAACAGTAAGCCTTGTCATGTACACATGCCTTTG GAAGGGGAGTTCTGAACATTCAATAGGTATTCATGTGCATCTGACAGGAGCGCTCCTGTTTCTGCACCTCTCCTACCTCTTGAGCGAGTGGTGGGTGTGGCATGAGGCTGATGGGGCTGAGGGACGTGTCTGTCTGGCCTTTGGGTTGATGCTGCACTGGGCTCTCCTGTCCACCTTCACCTGGTTGGCCATTGAAGGCTTCCATCTCTACATGCTGTTAGTCCGCATCTTCAACATCTATGTCAGGAAATACCTGCTCAAACTGAGCCTGTTTGGATGGG GCATACCCACTGTGACTGTGGTGGCCTGTGGTTTCTCAGGAGTCTACGGAAGACATAGCTTCTACATGAAGGGGGCCAATAATGGCTCATCAACAGACAT ATGTTGGATAAGCAGTGCTACAGACAGCCCTGGAGTGGTAGTCAGCTACGTCACAGTGAGTGGATACTTGGGCCTGGTCTTCCTCTTCAACACAGCCATGctaggtgtggtggtggtgaagcTTTGGGGGCAGAGAGGGAAGGGTAGGATGTGGAAGGACTGGGCCACGGTCCTGGGTCTCAGCTGTGTGCTGGGAGTACCATGGGGGCTGGCGTTCTGCACCTACggccccctttctctccctggaCTGTACCTCTTCAGTATATTCAACTGCTTCCAAG GTGTCTTCTTGTTCCTGTGGTTTCTTGCCCTTTTACATAAGGGCCGCCCAGAGCGCTCCTCTGTGAAAGACTCTTCAAGTCAAAAGATGGAGACAAACCTCAACTGA
- the LOC139563059 gene encoding adhesion G protein-coupled receptor G3-like isoform X4: MAVLNSSLFKLGPVRGNRSGEVLRQSVLAVRVGDHGVSDLDQPVRIAFRNTNVAERGTCVFWKDSEKNNGEGDWSSEGCNTTLIHGEFVCSCNHLSFFAVLVNSKLSVDPVNAANLGYISYIGSSFSVVFTTVSLVMYTCLWKGSSEHSIGIHVHLTGALLFLHLSYLLSEWWVWHEADGAEGRVCLAFGLMLHWALLSTFTWLAIEGFHLYMLLVRIFNIYVRKYLLKLSLFGWGIPTVTVVACGFSGVYGRHSFYMKGANNGSSTDICWISSATDSPGVVVSYVTVSGYLGLVFLFNTAMLGVVVVKLWGQRGKGRMWKDWATVLGLSCVLGVPWGLAFCTYGPLSLPGLYLFSIFNCFQGVFLFLWFLALLHKGRPERSSVKDSSSQKMETNLN; this comes from the exons ATGGCTGTACTCAACAGCTCTCTATTCAAG CTTGGTCCAGTTCGAGGCAATAGATCAGGGGAGGTCCTAAGACAGTCTGTGCTGGCTGTGAGGGTGGGGGACCACGGTGTGAGTGACCTTGACCAGCCTGTCAGAATCGCCTTCAGAAACACAAATGTG GCTGAGAGAGGGACTTGTGTTTTCTGGAAGGACTCAGAAAAGAATAATGGCGAAG GGGACTGGAGCTCAGAGGGTTGTAATACCACCCTTATTCACGGAGAGTTTGTGTGCAGCTGCAACCATCTCAGCTTCTTTGCAGTGCTTGTG AACTCAAAGTTGTCGGTAGACCCTGTGAATGCCGCCAACCTAGGCTACATCTCCTACATTGGTTCATCATTCTCTGTGGTTTTCACAACAGTAAGCCTTGTCATGTACACATGCCTTTG GAAGGGGAGTTCTGAACATTCAATAGGTATTCATGTGCATCTGACAGGAGCGCTCCTGTTTCTGCACCTCTCCTACCTCTTGAGCGAGTGGTGGGTGTGGCATGAGGCTGATGGGGCTGAGGGACGTGTCTGTCTGGCCTTTGGGTTGATGCTGCACTGGGCTCTCCTGTCCACCTTCACCTGGTTGGCCATTGAAGGCTTCCATCTCTACATGCTGTTAGTCCGCATCTTCAACATCTATGTCAGGAAATACCTGCTCAAACTGAGCCTGTTTGGATGGG GCATACCCACTGTGACTGTGGTGGCCTGTGGTTTCTCAGGAGTCTACGGAAGACATAGCTTCTACATGAAGGGGGCCAATAATGGCTCATCAACAGACAT ATGTTGGATAAGCAGTGCTACAGACAGCCCTGGAGTGGTAGTCAGCTACGTCACAGTGAGTGGATACTTGGGCCTGGTCTTCCTCTTCAACACAGCCATGctaggtgtggtggtggtgaagcTTTGGGGGCAGAGAGGGAAGGGTAGGATGTGGAAGGACTGGGCCACGGTCCTGGGTCTCAGCTGTGTGCTGGGAGTACCATGGGGGCTGGCGTTCTGCACCTACggccccctttctctccctggaCTGTACCTCTTCAGTATATTCAACTGCTTCCAAG GTGTCTTCTTGTTCCTGTGGTTTCTTGCCCTTTTACATAAGGGCCGCCCAGAGCGCTCCTCTGTGAAAGACTCTTCAAGTCAAAAGATGGAGACAAACCTCAACTGA